A window of the Bacillota bacterium genome harbors these coding sequences:
- a CDS encoding MBL fold metallo-hydrolase → MDWIKVTRLPGDIYRLAEPLGLVDPSWKVFWVNSYLVIGCERVALIDSGLGFVPIRPIIETITHLPVLVLNTHSHWDHCGSNAEFDEVAIHGLEAPLLLGSPDLDDFRKALRRPGSRPFLPKGLDPETYAYRPKKATRLLTGGELIDLGGRSLKCLSVPGHSPGGICYLEEATGRLFIGDCAYAGTIWVQTPDAEPERLATGLRRLLDMDPPIRELLPGHEEAPLGSSLLTEVQAGLSLALSGSHPFRRTRLGRCFDFPRFSLLLSG, encoded by the coding sequence ATGGACTGGATCAAGGTGACGCGTTTGCCCGGCGATATCTACCGCCTGGCCGAACCGCTCGGCCTGGTCGACCCGAGCTGGAAGGTCTTCTGGGTGAACAGCTATCTGGTTATCGGCTGCGAGCGGGTCGCCCTGATCGACAGCGGCCTAGGCTTCGTCCCCATCCGGCCGATCATCGAGACCATCACCCACCTGCCGGTGCTGGTCCTGAATACCCACAGCCACTGGGACCACTGCGGGAGCAACGCCGAGTTCGACGAGGTGGCCATCCATGGGCTCGAAGCCCCTCTGCTCCTTGGCTCCCCGGACCTCGACGATTTCCGCAAGGCCCTCAGGCGCCCAGGCTCGCGGCCCTTTCTGCCAAAGGGGTTAGACCCCGAGACCTACGCCTACCGGCCGAAGAAGGCCACCCGGCTGCTGACCGGGGGCGAACTCATCGACCTGGGGGGACGGAGCCTCAAGTGCCTGTCGGTGCCGGGCCACTCCCCCGGCGGCATCTGTTACCTCGAGGAGGCGACTGGCCGCCTCTTCATCGGTGATTGCGCCTATGCCGGGACGATCTGGGTCCAGACCCCCGACGCCGAGCCGGAGCGATTGGCCACCGGGTTGCGACGGCTCCTCGACATGGACCCGCCCATTCGCGAGTTGCTTCCGGGGCATGAGGAGGCGCCCCTGGGTTCGAGCCTCCTGACCGAGGTGCAAGCCGGCCTCAGCCTGGCCCTCTCGGGCAGCCACCCCTTTCGCCGGACAAGGTTGGGGAGATGCTTCGATTTCCCGCGTTTCTCGCTGTTACTGTCGGGATAG
- the cobO gene encoding cob(I)yrinic acid a,c-diamide adenosyltransferase, which produces MVDRRKRGLCLVFTGNGKGKTTAALGLALRAVGHGLTVHVIQFMKGSANYGEVIAMRKYLPGVTIDQFGLETFVNKADPAPEDRELAAKGLARANEVVTAGEHDLVILDEINVAVDFNLITLDEVLELVHRRPTHVDLVLTGRYARPELVREADLVSEVLEIKHHYEAGVQAREGIEF; this is translated from the coding sequence GTGGTCGATCGCCGGAAGCGCGGCCTGTGCCTGGTCTTCACCGGCAACGGCAAGGGCAAGACCACGGCCGCTCTGGGGCTGGCCCTGCGGGCGGTCGGGCACGGATTGACGGTCCACGTCATCCAGTTCATGAAGGGCTCGGCCAACTACGGCGAGGTCATCGCGATGCGGAAGTACCTGCCGGGGGTGACCATCGATCAGTTCGGCCTGGAGACCTTCGTCAACAAGGCCGACCCTGCGCCGGAAGACCGTGAGTTGGCGGCCAAAGGGCTGGCCCGGGCGAACGAGGTGGTCACCGCCGGCGAGCATGACCTGGTCATCCTGGACGAGATCAATGTCGCCGTCGACTTCAACCTTATCACCCTGGACGAAGTGCTGGAGCTGGTCCACCGGCGGCCGACCCACGTCGACCTCGTCCTGACCGGTCGCTACGCCCGGCCGGAACTGGTCCGCGAGGCCGACCTGGTCAGCGAAGTCCTCGAGATCAAGCACCACTACGAGGCCGGAGTGCAGGCCCGCGAGGGGATCGAGTTCTAG
- a CDS encoding P1 family peptidase — MAERRKRARDLGINIGRFAPGVHNAITDVPGVRVGHCDVVHGYGRLVPGEGPARTGVTVVVPDQLFQDGFLNRLFAGHFVLASAGEINGAVMIEELGIIEAPIALTNTVSIGVVRDAVLHWMIKRYPSLGLTHDPVVPIVAECDDSYLNDMQGGHIKEEHVIRAIETAVAGPVAEGVVGAGLGMTCFDFKSGIGTASRLITLGDRTYTLGVLVLTNFGERWAMQVLGVPVGEEISGLTTTDTVEGSGVIVVATDAPFLPHHLRQLAKRTALGFGRAGSYASYGSGEFMIAFSTGCTIPRNYRPNTMPLEVMIGSRSRMNPFFQAAIEAVEEAVLNSLLMAETAEGRDGNTAYAIPIDELVAVLRKYGRLK; from the coding sequence ATGGCGGAGCGGCGCAAGCGGGCTAGGGACTTGGGGATCAACATCGGCCGGTTCGCGCCCGGAGTCCACAACGCCATCACCGACGTTCCCGGCGTCCGCGTCGGGCACTGCGACGTTGTCCATGGATACGGGAGACTGGTCCCCGGCGAGGGGCCGGCCCGAACCGGGGTCACCGTGGTCGTGCCCGACCAGTTGTTCCAGGACGGCTTTCTGAACCGGCTCTTCGCCGGCCACTTCGTCCTGGCCTCGGCCGGCGAGATTAACGGCGCCGTGATGATCGAGGAACTGGGGATCATCGAGGCCCCCATCGCCCTGACCAACACGGTCAGCATCGGGGTGGTCCGCGACGCCGTCCTCCACTGGATGATCAAGCGATACCCAAGCCTGGGGCTGACCCACGACCCGGTGGTGCCCATCGTCGCCGAGTGCGATGACAGCTACCTCAACGACATGCAGGGCGGCCACATCAAGGAAGAGCACGTGATCAGGGCCATCGAGACGGCCGTCGCCGGCCCGGTGGCCGAAGGCGTCGTCGGGGCCGGGCTCGGGATGACCTGCTTCGACTTCAAGTCCGGAATCGGTACGGCTTCCCGGCTGATCACGCTGGGCGACAGGACATACACCCTCGGCGTCCTTGTCTTGACCAACTTCGGAGAACGTTGGGCCATGCAGGTCTTGGGGGTTCCGGTGGGCGAGGAGATATCCGGTCTGACCACCACCGACACCGTCGAGGGGTCGGGGGTCATCGTCGTCGCCACCGACGCCCCATTCCTTCCACACCACCTGCGGCAGTTGGCCAAGCGGACCGCCCTGGGCTTCGGCCGGGCCGGATCCTATGCCTCCTATGGCAGCGGCGAGTTCATGATCGCCTTCAGCACCGGCTGCACCATCCCCCGCAACTACCGGCCCAACACGATGCCCCTCGAGGTGATGATCGGCTCGCGGTCGAGGATGAACCCGTTCTTCCAGGCGGCCATCGAGGCCGTCGAGGAGGCCGTCCTCAATTCGCTCCTGATGGCCGAGACGGCCGAGGGGCGCGACGGCAACACGGCCTACGCCATCCCCATCGACGAACTGGTGGCCGTCCTGCGGAAGTACGGACGCCTCAAGTGA
- a CDS encoding TIGR04076 family protein, which yields MARTPEVEVTVIEQKGFCGIGHKVGDTWQIRGTTPAGICVSAWQAMFPGLRVIQLGGSFPWAKESGRVTVACPDAANPVVFEIRPVKGGQ from the coding sequence ATGGCGAGAACGCCGGAAGTCGAAGTCACCGTCATTGAGCAGAAAGGATTCTGCGGGATCGGGCATAAGGTCGGCGACACCTGGCAGATCCGCGGGACGACCCCGGCCGGGATCTGTGTGTCCGCCTGGCAGGCGATGTTCCCGGGGCTTCGGGTGATCCAACTCGGCGGCTCGTTTCCGTGGGCAAAGGAGTCCGGTCGGGTCACCGTCGCCTGCCCGGACGCGGCCAACCCGGTGGTCTTCGAAATCCGTCCGGTCAAGGGCGGACAATGA
- a CDS encoding NapC/NirT family cytochrome c → MEWFRRHFRTIYEGITGLPPGLRAGLLAGGAVVLAVLLVVGFRAYRYTQNNPQFCRSCHLMETPFRLWQGSVHSTVNCHSCHESSIKTSLRQVFETVTRHPIQVTKHAVVPGAACQRCHSGPGGTPDITGTDIHVAHVERRKIQCTDCHGTSLHVFQAPEAICQKCHGPYEKGGAKAEKTLGMQDLPCGSCHQYLGQTGSLLPARPTCLGCHQPALTAGLHAAPMHSGTDCYVCHQVHLEALPSRAPCETCHSDKQNHFPGQVCRTCHGFRPGTAAGTAETD, encoded by the coding sequence ATGGAGTGGTTTCGTCGTCATTTTCGAACCATCTATGAAGGAATCACCGGCCTGCCCCCCGGGCTCAGGGCCGGCCTCCTCGCCGGGGGCGCGGTCGTCCTGGCCGTTCTTCTGGTCGTGGGCTTCCGGGCTTACCGCTACACTCAGAACAACCCTCAGTTCTGCCGGTCGTGCCACCTGATGGAGACACCCTTCCGACTCTGGCAAGGCAGCGTCCACTCCACGGTCAACTGTCACAGCTGCCACGAGTCGTCGATCAAGACAAGCCTGAGGCAGGTCTTCGAGACGGTCACCCGCCATCCGATCCAGGTGACCAAGCACGCGGTCGTCCCGGGCGCCGCCTGCCAGCGTTGCCACAGCGGCCCCGGGGGGACGCCGGACATCACCGGTACCGACATCCACGTCGCCCACGTCGAGCGCCGGAAGATCCAATGCACGGACTGCCACGGGACGAGCCTCCATGTCTTCCAGGCGCCGGAGGCGATCTGTCAGAAGTGCCACGGGCCCTATGAGAAAGGCGGGGCCAAGGCCGAGAAGACCCTGGGCATGCAGGACCTGCCCTGCGGGTCATGCCACCAGTACCTGGGCCAGACCGGGTCGCTCCTGCCGGCCCGCCCGACCTGCCTGGGTTGCCATCAGCCGGCCCTGACGGCGGGGCTCCACGCGGCTCCGATGCACTCCGGCACCGACTGCTACGTCTGTCACCAGGTCCATTTAGAGGCCTTGCCGTCGAGGGCACCCTGCGAGACCTGTCACTCCGACAAGCAGAACCACTTCCCCGGCCAGGTGTGCCGGACTTGCCACGGCTTCCGCCCGGGGACGGCGGCCGGAACGGCGGAGACCGACTGA
- a CDS encoding tetratricopeptide repeat protein, which produces MKLADEQLEAIIRKCLDGIKAEPRNWVFRHDLGVAHMQKKDFAAAAREFQEALCLDPLNVSAGYLLGVAYSEQGLFDEALSHFKQVVKLSQKHAQAHFFIGKIYAIKGMLDAAALELKRSIELDPQGRSSLAQNYLGEVYLAMGKLDEALKAWQKAAEVTPGDPSIHQNIGAALVDAGRFDEGIAACQKALRLGGDNPNVHYNLGVAFTARRQFDRAIEHFQKTLEMAPDDGRTLVNLGEVQALKGDLAVARVQWERALEKDERNVDARYNVGLVKAQSGDLEGAIGDWRRVLDVDPGYERAHINLAIAQSMAGRCEEAVAAWRRLAELRPMDPEVPSSIGENYLRLGRPDEAAAEFDKALSIGENNPRAHFGLGIAHLRLGHPEQSLGHWKRARELDPNFALNLQPVAKACLNEDELARLAAAAKGGDRGAAEAVRMVKSLL; this is translated from the coding sequence TTGAAGCTCGCCGATGAACAGCTCGAGGCGATCATCCGCAAGTGCCTGGACGGCATCAAGGCGGAGCCCAGGAACTGGGTCTTCCGGCACGACCTCGGGGTGGCCCACATGCAGAAGAAGGACTTCGCGGCGGCTGCCCGGGAGTTCCAGGAGGCCCTATGCCTGGACCCCTTGAACGTGAGCGCCGGCTATCTCCTGGGCGTGGCCTATTCGGAGCAGGGCCTCTTTGATGAGGCCCTGAGCCACTTCAAGCAAGTGGTCAAGCTCAGCCAGAAGCACGCCCAGGCCCATTTCTTCATCGGTAAGATCTACGCCATCAAGGGGATGCTCGACGCCGCCGCCCTCGAACTCAAGAGGAGTATCGAGCTCGACCCCCAGGGCCGCTCGAGCCTCGCCCAGAACTACCTCGGCGAGGTCTACCTGGCCATGGGCAAGCTCGATGAGGCCCTGAAGGCTTGGCAGAAGGCGGCCGAGGTGACACCAGGCGATCCCTCGATCCACCAGAACATCGGCGCGGCTTTGGTCGACGCCGGGCGTTTCGACGAGGGCATCGCGGCCTGCCAGAAGGCTCTGAGACTCGGCGGCGACAACCCCAATGTTCACTATAACCTGGGGGTGGCCTTCACCGCCCGACGGCAGTTCGACCGGGCCATCGAACACTTCCAGAAGACCCTTGAGATGGCCCCGGACGATGGCCGGACCTTGGTCAACCTGGGTGAGGTCCAGGCCTTGAAGGGAGACCTTGCGGTCGCCAGGGTCCAGTGGGAGCGGGCCTTGGAGAAGGACGAGAGGAACGTCGATGCCCGCTACAACGTCGGTCTGGTCAAGGCCCAGAGCGGGGACCTCGAGGGAGCCATCGGCGATTGGCGGAGGGTCCTCGACGTCGACCCTGGCTATGAGCGGGCCCACATAAACCTGGCCATCGCCCAATCCATGGCCGGCCGGTGCGAAGAAGCGGTGGCCGCCTGGCGCCGTCTGGCCGAGCTGCGGCCGATGGATCCGGAGGTCCCGAGCAGCATCGGCGAGAACTACCTGCGCCTCGGACGGCCGGACGAGGCCGCGGCCGAGTTCGATAAAGCCCTCTCTATTGGAGAGAATAACCCACGGGCTCATTTTGGGCTCGGGATCGCCCATCTCCGCCTGGGTCACCCGGAGCAGAGTCTCGGCCACTGGAAACGAGCCAGGGAGCTTGACCCCAATTTCGCCCTGAACCTGCAGCCGGTGGCCAAGGCCTGCCTCAACGAGGACGAACTGGCCAGGCTCGCCGCGGCCGCCAAGGGAGGGGATCGCGGGGCCGCCGAGGCCGTCCGGATGGTCAAGAGCCTCCTTTAG
- a CDS encoding TMEM165/GDT1 family protein yields MDWRLFLSTFGLIFLAELGDKTQLTTMTLAAQSRSPWSVFFGAALALSLTSLLGVVFGEALTKLIPRQYLHTGAGMAFIILGILLVTKKI; encoded by the coding sequence GTGGACTGGCGCCTGTTCCTCTCGACCTTCGGTCTGATCTTCCTGGCTGAGCTGGGCGACAAGACCCAACTGACGACGATGACCCTGGCCGCCCAGAGCCGTTCTCCCTGGTCGGTCTTTTTCGGCGCGGCCCTCGCCCTGAGTCTGACCTCCCTCCTCGGGGTGGTCTTCGGCGAGGCCCTGACCAAGCTCATCCCCCGCCAGTACTTGCACACCGGGGCGGGGATGGCCTTCATCATCCTCGGCATCCTGCTCGTCACCAAGAAGATCTGA
- a CDS encoding DUF421 domain-containing protein yields MTVLKTIGLYAFALFLFRVMGQRTLGDMQAFDFVVVIAVAEILGAPLADPRLDARPALLAIVTLVALQLVLAWLCLRSPLLRWLLEGRPVLVVWRGRLIERNLNRAKVSREELAERLREKGIARLDEVYRAYLETDGNLSVLKKRADRPATLADLRGLGLIQDGKIHRENLGRARMDLDRLKALLQRQGIKRMIDVETAVLGPGGRLEVKKKKRAAKSGGRKGKRKGATGH; encoded by the coding sequence GTGACCGTCCTGAAGACCATCGGCCTGTATGCCTTCGCGCTCTTCCTTTTCCGGGTGATGGGACAGAGAACGCTCGGGGACATGCAGGCCTTCGACTTTGTCGTGGTCATCGCCGTGGCCGAGATCCTCGGGGCTCCCCTGGCCGACCCCCGCCTGGACGCGCGCCCGGCTCTCTTGGCCATCGTCACCCTGGTCGCCCTGCAGCTGGTTTTGGCTTGGCTGTGTCTACGCAGCCCCCTCCTGCGCTGGCTCCTGGAAGGCCGCCCGGTGCTGGTGGTCTGGCGGGGACGCCTGATCGAGAGGAATCTCAACCGGGCCAAGGTCAGCCGGGAGGAACTGGCCGAGCGGCTCCGCGAGAAGGGGATCGCCCGCCTCGACGAGGTCTACCGGGCCTACCTCGAGACCGACGGCAACCTCAGCGTCCTGAAGAAGCGGGCCGACCGGCCGGCGACCCTGGCCGATCTGCGGGGCCTCGGCCTCATCCAGGACGGGAAGATCCACCGGGAGAATCTAGGCCGGGCCAGGATGGACCTGGACCGCCTGAAGGCCCTCCTCCAGCGGCAAGGGATCAAGCGGATGATCGACGTGGAGACGGCCGTCCTCGGCCCCGGGGGGCGGCTGGAAGTGAAGAAGAAAAAGAGGGCCGCCAAGTCCGGGGGGAGAAAAGGGAAGCGGAAAGGGGCGACCGGTCACTGA